The proteins below are encoded in one region of Nocardioides marmorisolisilvae:
- a CDS encoding DUF5719 family protein → MIRRVTRTPTRRGPRRSTTRPQGTRTSGVDRGLLLVLGVVVLTVLALLGAGTVPRATGEHGPTSRTATLGRDLSCAGGLPGAVARVGHVGPASGGTTVDGRPATRRAFALGRQPSRVHVSARQAARGYAVRSASSARWLAAGACPSPRPDWWFVGVGGSTSHDSVLTLDNPRPGAAIVDVDVLGPDGPVRSPGLHGLRIDSGHAVRLDLKKVAPSVGDLAVHVSASRGLVTASAAEVWSASVIEKPANDWVTDQPGASRSATLVGLAASPRRATVLIANPAQKEAIVQLALVGRNGTFAPARDASVRVPPSTVLPVDLGAVARSRPMAVRLSSQVPVAATVRTTRGLDEAYAGSAPPIGAGAVVGLPVGEPAQLVLVGDAATGKGAAAPVTAKVVVTGYDAAGGSVGSRRVNVPPRGAATIPVWAHAVALRVTTDQGRVTGNVLLGKPGGNTLAVIPLSPTSADTHVPTVRPGW, encoded by the coding sequence ATGATCCGCCGGGTGACCCGCACCCCGACCCGGCGCGGTCCGCGCAGGTCGACGACGCGGCCTCAGGGCACGCGCACTTCCGGGGTGGACCGTGGGCTGCTGCTCGTCCTGGGCGTGGTCGTGCTGACCGTGCTCGCGCTGCTCGGTGCCGGCACCGTCCCGCGCGCCACCGGTGAGCACGGGCCGACCAGCCGGACCGCCACGCTGGGCCGTGACCTCTCCTGCGCGGGAGGCCTGCCGGGCGCCGTCGCCCGCGTCGGCCACGTCGGCCCGGCATCGGGTGGCACCACCGTCGACGGCCGCCCCGCAACCCGCCGTGCGTTCGCCCTCGGCCGGCAGCCCAGCCGCGTCCACGTCTCCGCACGACAGGCCGCCCGGGGCTACGCCGTGCGATCGGCGTCGTCGGCACGCTGGCTGGCAGCAGGCGCCTGCCCGTCGCCCCGGCCCGACTGGTGGTTCGTCGGCGTCGGTGGGAGCACGAGCCACGACAGCGTGCTCACCCTGGACAACCCCCGGCCCGGCGCCGCGATCGTGGACGTCGACGTGCTGGGACCGGACGGCCCGGTCCGCTCACCGGGCCTGCACGGGCTGCGGATCGACAGTGGCCACGCCGTACGCCTGGACCTGAAGAAGGTCGCGCCGTCGGTGGGTGACCTCGCGGTCCACGTCAGCGCGTCGCGTGGCCTGGTCACCGCCTCCGCGGCCGAGGTGTGGTCGGCGAGCGTGATCGAGAAGCCGGCGAACGACTGGGTGACCGATCAGCCCGGCGCCAGCCGTTCGGCCACCCTGGTAGGTCTGGCGGCGAGCCCACGGCGCGCGACCGTCCTCATCGCCAACCCGGCCCAGAAGGAGGCCATCGTCCAGCTGGCGCTCGTCGGCCGCAACGGGACCTTCGCCCCGGCACGGGACGCCTCGGTGCGCGTCCCCCCGAGCACCGTGCTCCCGGTCGACCTCGGCGCGGTCGCCAGGTCCCGGCCGATGGCGGTGCGGTTGAGCAGCCAGGTGCCGGTCGCTGCCACTGTTCGGACCACCCGCGGCCTCGACGAGGCGTACGCCGGGAGCGCGCCACCGATCGGGGCCGGCGCTGTCGTCGGTCTGCCGGTCGGTGAACCCGCTCAGCTCGTGCTGGTCGGGGACGCGGCGACCGGCAAGGGCGCCGCCGCGCCGGTGACGGCCAAGGTCGTGGTGACCGGCTACGACGCCGCCGGCGGATCCGTCGGATCGCGGCGGGTGAACGTTCCGCCGCGTGGTGCTGCCACGATCCCCGTGTGGGCGCACGCGGTCGCGCTCCGGGTCACGACGGACCAGGGGCGCGTGACCGGGAACGTCCTGCTCGGCAAGCCCGGTGGCAACACCTTGGCGGTGATCCCGCTCAGCCCGACGTCCGCGGACACCCATGTCCCCACCGTCCGGCCCGGTTGGTGA
- the cofE gene encoding coenzyme F420-0:L-glutamate ligase — protein MSIELDAPDGIGEVRPGADLAAMIATALELRDGDVVVVTSKVVSKAEGRLTDGTRDDALPGETVRVVARRGPVTIVENRLGLVMAAAGIDNSNVAPGTVALLPADPDGSARAIRALLRESTGRNVAVVISDTSGRAWRLGQTDIAIGVAGLAPLEPFAGRVDAYGNPLAVTEPAVADEIAAAAELAGGKLAGRPLVRVRGLDDRVLPPGEDGPGARSVVRPREQDLFSLGAREAVVAAVAGDDPGAFGPPATAHEVGAALARCGLHVGPTDSGLVVDTAHPAAVTRAALVARAHGWVIEPGSPTSRLSIPVAANEEP, from the coding sequence ATGAGCATCGAGCTTGACGCGCCGGACGGGATCGGCGAGGTCCGACCGGGCGCCGACCTCGCCGCGATGATCGCGACGGCTCTCGAGCTGCGCGATGGCGACGTCGTGGTGGTGACCAGCAAGGTGGTGAGCAAGGCGGAGGGCCGGCTGACCGACGGCACGCGAGACGACGCGCTGCCCGGCGAGACGGTGCGGGTGGTCGCCCGTCGCGGACCGGTCACCATCGTTGAGAACCGCCTGGGTCTGGTCATGGCTGCCGCGGGCATCGACAACTCCAACGTCGCGCCGGGGACCGTCGCGCTGCTGCCTGCGGATCCCGACGGCAGCGCGCGCGCGATCCGCGCCCTGCTACGCGAGAGCACTGGCCGCAACGTCGCGGTCGTGATCAGCGATACCTCCGGCCGGGCCTGGCGCCTGGGGCAGACCGACATTGCCATCGGTGTCGCGGGGCTCGCGCCCCTGGAGCCGTTCGCCGGTCGCGTCGACGCCTATGGGAACCCCCTGGCGGTGACCGAGCCGGCAGTCGCCGACGAGATCGCCGCGGCCGCTGAGCTCGCCGGCGGCAAGCTGGCCGGACGCCCGCTCGTCCGAGTACGGGGACTGGACGACCGGGTCCTTCCCCCCGGCGAGGACGGGCCGGGCGCGCGTTCCGTCGTACGTCCGCGGGAGCAGGACCTCTTCTCGCTCGGCGCCCGCGAGGCCGTCGTCGCCGCCGTCGCCGGGGACGACCCCGGTGCCTTCGGTCCTCCGGCCACCGCCCACGAGGTGGGGGCAGCGCTGGCGCGCTGCGGACTCCACGTCGGCCCCACCGACAGTGGCCTGGTCGTCGACACCGCCCACCCCGCGGCCGTCACCCGCGCGGCCTTGGTCGCCCGAGCCCACGGCTGGGTCATCGAGCCCGGGTCCCCCACCAGCCGGCTTTCGATCCCGGTCGCAGCGAACGAGGAGCCCTGA
- a CDS encoding TIGR03089 family protein, producing MSAPGEDTFPRLLESLLRNSPGRPLVTAYDEATGDRTELSVTTYANWVAKTANLLLEEYLLDPGDRVRLALPPHWLTTVFLGAAWSTGLVISTDPGVTADLVITGPEHDGSTEADSAVLACSLLPFAVRFPDPLPAGVDDFGLLWPGQPDAPPVVDAPTGATIGWLDAAGSHSQSTLLDAARAASAGWHGNRLITDVGPSEARGTSTFLAALVRSGSLVLVANARDERWPARLEGERATDVLRSSPEAGA from the coding sequence GTGAGCGCACCCGGCGAGGACACCTTCCCACGGCTGCTGGAGTCGCTGCTGCGGAACTCCCCCGGACGCCCGCTGGTGACGGCGTACGACGAGGCCACCGGCGACCGGACCGAGCTGTCGGTCACCACCTACGCCAACTGGGTGGCCAAGACCGCGAACCTGCTGCTCGAGGAGTACCTGCTGGACCCCGGGGACCGAGTCCGCCTCGCCCTGCCGCCGCACTGGTTGACCACCGTCTTCCTGGGCGCGGCCTGGTCGACCGGCCTGGTGATCAGCACCGACCCCGGGGTGACCGCCGACCTCGTGATCACCGGCCCTGAGCACGACGGCAGCACCGAGGCCGACAGCGCCGTGCTCGCCTGCTCGCTGCTGCCGTTCGCGGTCCGCTTCCCCGACCCGCTCCCCGCCGGGGTTGACGACTTCGGGCTGCTCTGGCCCGGGCAGCCCGACGCCCCGCCCGTCGTGGACGCGCCCACAGGCGCGACGATCGGCTGGCTGGATGCGGCCGGGTCGCACAGCCAGTCCACACTCCTCGACGCCGCCCGCGCCGCCTCGGCGGGGTGGCACGGGAACCGCCTGATCACCGACGTCGGACCCAGCGAGGCGCGCGGCACGAGCACGTTCCTCGCGGCACTCGTCCGGTCCGGCTCGCTGGTGCTCGTCGCGAACGCCCGAGACGAGCGGTGGCCCGCCCGCCTCGAGGGCGAACGGGCCACCGACGTGCTGCGGTCGAGTCCGGAGGCGGGTGCCTAG
- a CDS encoding glycosyltransferase translates to MKVTALLVSHNGERWLPQVLAALDASTLRPDRVVAVDTGSDDGSVALVESALGSPVIGLPADTTYAAAVRAGLAALPAPDPEDWIWLLHDDSAPGQHCLERLTTAARVAAPEVAVVGPKLREWPSLKRLLEVGVTISGTGRRETGLETGEYDQGQHDDVGPVLAVNTAGMLVRHQVLAETGLADELPLFGNDIDLGWRLARQGQQVTVSPDAVMFHVEAAHRGRRRGVLTERPRRDERAAAVFTVLANGSSRAHPYRLLRLLVAGLLRSLGFLLVRAPAEAREELAALGVVYGHPGRLLAARRARRRAATVSDRDVRPLLAPVWMPWRHGLDFGIEVLRALVHVVREALGRRRGAQPSSRPLLTRLVRSPSVWAAVFFFVVALVASRDLLHGAPLHGGALWAVPDGVGHWWHTWVASWHWLGQGSAAPGPPYLLPLAVAGSVLFGQPGLVVWLLFCLTVPLTLLGALRFLRRVTVGGWAPVWGAAAYALLPVLSGSVSQGRLGTVVGAMVLPWAATAALGLADPSADRRARAVWRTALLVGLLTAFAPIVLGPVIILVLLAPRIGVPALRWTQRAALVVLPLLLVAPALPNLFAAPGIAFVEAGRAASVPVRPDLWHLLAGNSGGPGAAPAWITLGIAFAALVALVRVDTRTRVLRAWIVALLGALCVLVLARVEISLPGIPEPFRAWPGFAMLLVLGALVTAAALAADGALRVVAGASFGWRQPVAAIALLAAVMAPVVGTGWWLAHGTEGPLHRSAGARVPAYMVELASARHDNAAMVLRGGPGAGRQRAVSYQVLRPGVDYLGDDAVLAMTAPDSAVARAVTNLVGGGSATSASVLAANGIAYVFAPAPVSPAVAGALDASSGFASASAPNPHARAWRVVPHQSLTGVDSSGSLLHPWLLAVELLALLAGVVLAMPTRRAS, encoded by the coding sequence GTGAAGGTCACCGCGTTGCTCGTCAGCCACAACGGCGAGCGATGGCTTCCGCAGGTGCTGGCCGCGCTGGATGCCTCGACCCTGCGGCCCGACCGTGTGGTGGCGGTCGACACCGGGTCCGACGACGGTTCGGTCGCGCTGGTCGAGTCCGCGCTGGGCAGCCCGGTGATCGGGCTCCCCGCCGACACGACGTACGCCGCCGCCGTGCGCGCGGGCCTGGCCGCGCTCCCGGCGCCGGATCCGGAGGACTGGATCTGGCTGCTGCACGACGACTCCGCACCGGGACAGCACTGCCTCGAGAGGCTGACCACGGCGGCACGAGTGGCGGCGCCCGAGGTCGCTGTCGTCGGGCCGAAGCTGCGTGAGTGGCCCTCGCTGAAGCGGCTGCTCGAGGTGGGCGTGACGATCTCCGGCACCGGCCGGCGCGAGACCGGTCTGGAGACGGGGGAGTACGACCAGGGCCAGCACGATGACGTGGGGCCGGTGCTCGCGGTCAACACCGCGGGCATGCTGGTGCGCCACCAGGTCCTCGCCGAGACCGGACTTGCCGACGAGCTGCCGTTGTTCGGCAACGACATCGACCTGGGCTGGCGGCTGGCCCGGCAGGGTCAGCAGGTCACTGTGTCGCCGGACGCGGTGATGTTCCACGTCGAGGCGGCCCACCGCGGGCGCCGCCGCGGGGTGCTCACCGAACGACCGCGCCGCGACGAGCGCGCGGCCGCCGTCTTCACCGTGCTCGCCAACGGATCGTCCAGGGCGCATCCCTATCGTCTGCTCCGACTGCTCGTAGCCGGGCTGTTGCGCTCGCTCGGCTTCCTTCTCGTCAGGGCGCCGGCGGAGGCCCGTGAGGAGCTGGCTGCCCTCGGCGTCGTCTACGGGCACCCCGGCCGCCTGCTCGCTGCTCGCAGGGCACGGCGTCGTGCGGCGACCGTGTCCGATCGGGACGTCCGGCCACTGCTGGCCCCGGTCTGGATGCCGTGGCGGCACGGGCTCGACTTCGGCATCGAGGTGCTCCGAGCGCTGGTGCACGTCGTCCGTGAGGCGCTCGGCCGGCGCCGCGGCGCGCAGCCGTCCTCCCGGCCACTGCTCACCAGGCTGGTGCGCAGTCCGTCGGTGTGGGCAGCAGTGTTCTTCTTCGTGGTCGCTCTGGTCGCGAGCCGGGACCTCCTGCACGGTGCTCCGTTGCACGGCGGCGCGCTCTGGGCCGTGCCCGATGGAGTGGGCCACTGGTGGCACACCTGGGTCGCCTCCTGGCACTGGCTCGGGCAGGGCAGCGCGGCCCCGGGGCCGCCGTACCTGCTGCCGCTCGCCGTCGCCGGCTCGGTCCTCTTCGGTCAGCCCGGACTCGTGGTGTGGCTGCTGTTCTGCCTCACCGTCCCGCTCACCCTGCTGGGGGCACTGCGCTTCCTGCGACGGGTGACCGTCGGCGGCTGGGCGCCGGTCTGGGGCGCGGCGGCGTACGCGTTGCTGCCGGTGCTGTCCGGTTCGGTCAGCCAGGGCAGGCTCGGCACCGTGGTGGGCGCGATGGTGCTGCCATGGGCCGCGACGGCGGCACTGGGTCTCGCGGATCCGAGCGCCGACCGGCGCGCCCGGGCCGTGTGGCGGACCGCCCTGCTCGTCGGGCTGCTGACTGCCTTCGCCCCGATCGTGCTGGGACCGGTCATCATCTTGGTCCTCCTCGCTCCGCGGATCGGCGTGCCGGCGCTGCGGTGGACCCAGCGCGCCGCGCTCGTCGTGCTGCCGCTGCTCCTGGTCGCGCCGGCGCTGCCGAACCTGTTCGCCGCGCCCGGCATCGCGTTCGTGGAGGCCGGCCGGGCTGCCTCGGTCCCGGTGCGTCCCGACCTGTGGCACCTCCTTGCGGGGAACAGCGGCGGACCGGGCGCCGCGCCGGCCTGGATCACCCTGGGCATCGCGTTCGCGGCCCTCGTCGCCCTGGTCCGCGTCGACACCAGGACCCGCGTGCTGCGGGCCTGGATCGTGGCCCTGCTCGGCGCGCTCTGTGTGCTCGTACTGGCGCGGGTGGAGATCAGCCTGCCGGGGATCCCGGAACCGTTCCGGGCATGGCCGGGATTCGCGATGCTTCTCGTCCTCGGCGCCCTGGTCACCGCTGCGGCCCTCGCGGCCGACGGCGCGCTCAGGGTGGTGGCCGGAGCCAGCTTCGGCTGGCGCCAGCCGGTTGCCGCGATCGCCCTGCTGGCCGCCGTGATGGCGCCCGTCGTGGGCACCGGATGGTGGCTGGCGCACGGCACCGAGGGACCGCTGCACCGCTCTGCGGGCGCCCGGGTGCCGGCCTACATGGTCGAGCTCGCGTCCGCCCGGCACGACAACGCCGCGATGGTCCTGCGCGGCGGCCCGGGCGCCGGTCGCCAGCGTGCGGTGAGCTACCAGGTGCTGCGTCCCGGGGTCGACTACCTCGGGGACGACGCGGTGTTGGCGATGACCGCGCCTGACTCCGCCGTGGCCAGGGCCGTGACCAACCTGGTCGGCGGCGGATCGGCCACCTCCGCCTCGGTCCTCGCCGCGAACGGCATCGCCTACGTCTTCGCGCCGGCGCCGGTGAGTCCCGCCGTCGCGGGTGCCCTGGACGCGTCGAGCGGCTTCGCCTCGGCGAGCGCGCCCAATCCGCATGCCCGGGCCTGGCGGGTGGTGCCGCACCAGAGCCTGACCGGCGTGGACTCCTCGGGCAGCCTGCTGCACCCGTGGCTGCTGGCCGTCGAGCTGCTCGCGCTGCTGGCCGGTGTGGTGCTGGCGATGCCCACGAGGAGGGCGTCATGA
- a CDS encoding WhiB family transcriptional regulator, whose product MRELYLLEGDGEDSGWQERALCAQTDPEAFFPEKGGSTREAKRVCLTCDVRGDCLEYALQNDERFGIWGGLSERERRKLKKRAV is encoded by the coding sequence GTGCGAGAGCTCTATCTGCTCGAGGGTGACGGTGAGGACAGCGGTTGGCAGGAGCGCGCGTTGTGCGCCCAGACCGACCCGGAGGCGTTCTTCCCGGAGAAGGGCGGCTCGACGCGGGAGGCGAAGCGGGTCTGCCTGACCTGCGACGTGCGCGGCGACTGCCTGGAGTACGCGCTGCAGAACGACGAGCGCTTCGGCATCTGGGGCGGGCTGTCCGAGCGGGAGCGGCGCAAGCTCAAGAAGCGCGCCGTCTGA
- the cofD gene encoding 2-phospho-L-lactate transferase, translating into MADPTVPLPARVTVLSGGVGGARFVQGLLRLAERTQSSTEVTVIANTGDDIWLHGLKVCPDLDTVMYTLGGGIDTERGWGRIDETWRVKDELAAYGVEPTWFGLGDRDLAAHLVRTQMLAAGYSLSQVTEALCVRWQPGVRLLPMTDDRVETHVVIDDPVDGERRAVHFQEYWIRHHAEVPAHAVVPIGMPDAKPAPGVLEAIESADLVLLPPSNPVVSVGTILAVPGIRDVIRSTDAPVVGVSGIIGTDHVRGMARQLLEVIGVRCTPGAVALHYGARSDDGILDGWLVDSTDAAVVAEVEGSGIRCRAVPLWMTDHDATADMALAAIELARG; encoded by the coding sequence ATGGCCGATCCCACTGTCCCGTTGCCCGCCCGCGTCACGGTCCTGTCGGGCGGTGTCGGCGGTGCCCGCTTCGTGCAGGGACTGCTCCGTTTGGCCGAGCGCACGCAGTCTTCCACCGAGGTCACCGTGATCGCCAACACCGGTGACGACATCTGGCTGCACGGCCTCAAGGTGTGCCCCGACCTGGACACCGTCATGTACACCCTCGGTGGCGGCATCGACACCGAGCGCGGTTGGGGACGCATCGACGAGACCTGGCGGGTCAAGGACGAGCTCGCGGCGTACGGCGTGGAGCCGACCTGGTTCGGCCTCGGCGACCGCGACCTGGCCGCCCACCTGGTGCGCACGCAGATGCTCGCCGCGGGGTACTCGCTGTCACAGGTGACCGAGGCACTCTGCGTCCGCTGGCAGCCCGGCGTACGCCTGCTGCCGATGACCGACGATCGCGTCGAGACCCACGTCGTGATCGATGATCCCGTCGACGGCGAGCGTCGAGCGGTGCACTTCCAGGAGTACTGGATCCGACACCACGCCGAGGTGCCGGCACACGCCGTCGTCCCCATCGGGATGCCCGACGCGAAGCCCGCCCCCGGTGTCCTCGAGGCGATCGAGAGTGCCGACCTGGTGCTGCTGCCGCCGTCCAACCCGGTCGTCTCGGTCGGCACCATCCTGGCAGTACCGGGCATCCGGGACGTGATCAGGAGCACCGACGCGCCGGTGGTGGGAGTGTCCGGGATCATCGGCACCGATCACGTCCGCGGCATGGCCCGCCAACTCCTCGAGGTGATCGGCGTCCGCTGCACTCCCGGTGCGGTCGCACTGCACTACGGCGCACGCAGCGATGACGGGATCCTCGACGGATGGCTGGTCGACAGCACCGACGCAGCCGTCGTCGCCGAGGTGGAGGGCAGCGGCATCCGCTGCCGCGCCGTACCGCTGTGGATGACCGACCACGACGCCACTGCCGACATGGCCCTGGCCGCGATCGAGCTCGCCCGCGGATGA
- a CDS encoding mannose-1-phosphate guanylyltransferase: MDDPTAVLDRMWAVVPAGGAGTRLWPLSRAGEPKFLLDLTGAGRTLLQQTVDRLVPLVGGRVMVVTGARHADAVRRQLPELGAEDVVAEPSPRDSMAAIGLAAAILERREPEALLGSFAADHVIGGAEAFRACVAEAALVADTGRIVTIGIEPTHASTAFGYLRVGAPLPGFRTAREVVSFVEKPDAETARRYLAGGEHRWNGGMFVSRAGVLLDELAREHPGLADGLRTIAAEPERLDELWPGLTRIAIDHAVAEPAAARGMVATVPGSFGWDDIGDFASLAGLLPEDAGRRGVKVLGPADLVHVRDSTGVVVAHDRPIVVLGLDDVVVVDAGDALLVTDLAHAQDVKAAVELLKDAGRADLT; the protein is encoded by the coding sequence GTGGACGACCCGACCGCGGTGCTGGACCGGATGTGGGCGGTGGTCCCGGCAGGAGGCGCCGGCACCCGGCTCTGGCCGCTCTCCCGTGCAGGAGAGCCGAAGTTCCTGCTCGACCTGACCGGCGCCGGCCGGACCCTCCTGCAGCAGACGGTCGACCGGCTGGTGCCCCTGGTCGGCGGGCGGGTGATGGTGGTCACCGGCGCTCGACACGCCGACGCCGTACGGCGGCAGCTGCCGGAGCTGGGTGCCGAGGACGTGGTCGCCGAGCCGTCCCCCCGCGACTCGATGGCGGCGATCGGGCTGGCCGCCGCGATCCTCGAGCGACGCGAGCCCGAGGCGCTGCTCGGCTCGTTCGCCGCCGACCACGTGATCGGCGGCGCTGAGGCGTTCCGGGCGTGCGTCGCCGAGGCGGCGCTGGTCGCGGATACGGGGCGGATCGTCACCATCGGCATCGAGCCGACCCATGCCTCGACCGCGTTCGGCTACCTGCGCGTCGGCGCGCCGTTGCCGGGCTTCCGGACCGCTCGCGAGGTGGTGTCCTTCGTGGAGAAGCCCGATGCCGAGACCGCTCGGCGCTATCTGGCGGGCGGGGAGCACCGCTGGAACGGCGGCATGTTCGTGAGCCGGGCCGGCGTGCTGCTCGACGAGCTCGCCCGCGAGCACCCCGGCCTCGCCGACGGACTGCGCACGATCGCGGCCGAGCCCGAGAGGCTCGACGAGCTGTGGCCCGGGCTGACCCGGATCGCCATCGACCACGCGGTGGCCGAGCCGGCGGCGGCCCGCGGGATGGTGGCCACGGTGCCGGGGTCGTTCGGCTGGGACGACATCGGCGACTTCGCGTCGTTGGCTGGTCTGCTGCCCGAGGACGCGGGCCGCCGGGGGGTCAAGGTCCTCGGCCCCGCCGACCTCGTCCACGTCCGGGACAGCACCGGCGTGGTCGTCGCGCACGACCGACCGATCGTCGTGCTCGGTCTCGACGACGTCGTCGTGGTGGACGCCGGTGACGCGCTGTTGGTCACCGACCTCGCTCACGCGCAGGACGTCAAGGCCGCCGTCGAGCTGCTCAAGGACGCCGGCCGCGCCGACCTCACCTGA